Proteins encoded in a region of the Teredinibacter purpureus genome:
- a CDS encoding transposase codes for MTTPRAQQISISDTPYYHIMSRCVRRTFLCGTDDRTGQCFEHRRQWIEDRIRLLATLFSIDICSYAVMSNHYHIVVKIDPEPTKRWSFDDVIQRWLCLHKGPFLVQKYQKGELMEKAEMKVLSEIVDDWRLRLASISEFMQQLNQVIARQANTEESCTGRFWEGRYKSQPLLTEEALLTAMAYVDLNPIRAQMAKTPEGSKHTSIKERIKPTFNRERALVNNPDLNPYYLQRFPIKALAVFEGNIKQGGQDGILFGHNDYLTLVDTTGRIQRQDKRGAIPNTILPILQRLAIDPDEWLENTEKFEAIFYSRFYYQRNERNIA; via the coding sequence ATGACAACACCTCGCGCCCAACAAATATCGATTTCCGACACACCCTACTACCACATCATGTCACGCTGCGTACGGCGCACCTTTTTATGCGGAACCGACGACCGTACCGGCCAATGCTTTGAGCATCGCCGCCAATGGATTGAAGACCGTATTCGACTACTCGCCACCCTCTTTTCAATCGACATCTGCAGCTACGCCGTAATGAGTAACCATTACCACATCGTTGTGAAAATTGACCCAGAACCCACAAAGCGCTGGAGCTTTGACGACGTTATCCAGCGCTGGCTATGCCTACACAAAGGCCCCTTTTTAGTTCAGAAATACCAAAAAGGTGAGCTAATGGAAAAAGCTGAAATGAAGGTGCTGAGTGAAATTGTCGACGATTGGCGGCTTCGCTTAGCCAGCATTAGCGAATTTATGCAGCAACTGAATCAGGTGATTGCACGACAGGCCAATACAGAAGAAAGCTGTACGGGGCGATTCTGGGAAGGAAGGTATAAATCACAGCCTTTACTCACCGAAGAAGCCTTACTCACCGCTATGGCCTATGTGGATTTAAATCCCATTCGAGCACAAATGGCAAAAACTCCCGAAGGTTCCAAACATACAAGTATTAAAGAACGAATTAAACCCACCTTTAATCGTGAACGCGCTCTAGTGAATAATCCCGACCTTAACCCTTATTACCTGCAACGCTTTCCTATAAAGGCACTCGCCGTGTTTGAAGGGAACATTAAGCAAGGCGGCCAAGACGGCATACTGTTCGGCCATAATGATTACCTGACCTTGGTAGACACCACTGGCAGAATTCAACGCCAAGATAAACGCGGGGCTATCCCCAATACAATATTGCCGATTCTACAACGCTTAGCAATAGACCCTGACGAATGGCTGGAAAACACCGAAAAATTCGAAGCGATTTTTTATAGTCGGTTTTATTACCAAAGAAATGAACGAAATATCGCTTAA
- a CDS encoding carbon-nitrogen hydrolase family protein codes for MNNASSLRVAAIQMVSHVPQSEVKLPHAIAHNINTVSRLVAEAATAGTQLIILPENCLTFGCKKIFTLEEQAHWLNTMSVLAARNNLWLIAGSLPLHSFEYTEGDSVAAIQWRQPQKNEKPFAASVVFNGAGKLVGVYRKMHLFDVNVQDKTGTYRESDSFQPGMQPEVIATPWGIMGLAVCYDLRFPEYFRRLRELGAEFIVVPSAFTYSTGAAHWEILIRARAIETQCFVIGVNQGGTHDEKRQTWGDSMIVDPWGVVVTRAGKVLPVDDSQLGECIVIADIRVNDVQSIRERMPLLDHRRI; via the coding sequence ATGAATAATGCCTCGAGTTTACGGGTTGCGGCTATACAAATGGTGAGCCATGTCCCTCAGTCAGAGGTGAAGTTGCCGCACGCAATAGCGCATAATATTAATACCGTGTCTCGGCTCGTTGCAGAGGCGGCTACTGCTGGAACACAGTTAATAATCTTACCCGAAAATTGCCTTACGTTTGGTTGTAAAAAAATATTTACGTTAGAAGAGCAGGCGCACTGGCTGAATACTATGAGTGTGCTCGCAGCGCGTAATAATCTTTGGTTAATAGCGGGTAGCCTGCCGTTACATTCTTTTGAATATACTGAGGGCGATAGTGTTGCGGCTATTCAATGGCGGCAGCCACAGAAAAACGAAAAGCCCTTTGCTGCCAGTGTTGTTTTTAATGGTGCAGGAAAGCTCGTAGGCGTATATCGAAAAATGCATTTATTCGATGTAAATGTACAGGATAAAACCGGTACTTATCGTGAATCGGATTCCTTTCAGCCCGGTATGCAACCGGAAGTGATCGCAACGCCATGGGGTATTATGGGCCTTGCCGTTTGTTACGACTTACGCTTTCCTGAATATTTTCGGCGGCTGCGCGAGCTTGGAGCCGAATTTATCGTGGTGCCCTCAGCATTTACCTATAGCACTGGCGCGGCGCATTGGGAGATATTGATTCGAGCCAGAGCCATAGAAACGCAGTGTTTTGTCATAGGTGTAAATCAAGGCGGTACACATGACGAGAAACGGCAGACATGGGGGGATTCTATGATAGTAGACCCGTGGGGCGTTGTCGTAACGCGAGCAGGTAAAGTATTGCCGGTAGACGACTCTCAGCTAGGCGAATGTATTGTAATAGCCGATATTAGGGTGAACGATGTACAGAGCATAAGGGAGCGTATGCCATTATTGGACCATCGGCGAATATAA
- a CDS encoding CHC2 zinc finger domain-containing protein → MARFSDEVINRIKSEVSLIRLVETSGVALKPHGKDKIGRCPFHDDKTPSLVVSPESNLWNQNKEDTRS, encoded by the coding sequence ATGGCACGATTCTCAGACGAGGTAATCAACCGGATTAAAAGCGAGGTCTCGCTGATCCGCTTGGTGGAAACCAGTGGCGTGGCGCTGAAACCCCACGGCAAAGACAAGATAGGCCGTTGCCCCTTCCACGATGATAAAACCCCGTCGTTAGTCGTTAGCCCAGAATCCAACCTGTGGAACCAAAATAAAGAGGACACCCGCTCTTAA
- a CDS encoding tlde1 domain-containing protein, producing the protein MWNTEFGRWEHYRDGELFQSGKGYSGGGNGENAFAYNNPRADVLKDIGPAPAGTYIAERRTSDGWIRLWPAPDNQMYGRDDIFIHGDAGFFGDASRGCLIIQQSQRKYIRTGTMVWIK; encoded by the coding sequence GTGTGGAATACTGAATTTGGGCGTTGGGAGCACTATAGGGATGGAGAGCTTTTTCAGTCAGGTAAGGGGTATTCTGGGGGCGGAAACGGGGAAAATGCTTTTGCGTATAACAACCCGAGAGCAGATGTTTTAAAAGATATCGGGCCCGCTCCTGCCGGTACATACATTGCTGAAAGGCGCACTTCCGACGGTTGGATTCGCTTATGGCCTGCACCCGATAACCAGATGTATGGGCGAGATGATATTTTTATACATGGAGATGCTGGTTTCTTCGGTGATGCTTCACGGGGATGTTTGATTATTCAGCAAAGTCAGAGGAAGTATATACGTACTGGAACCATGGTGTGGATAAAATGA
- a CDS encoding lipocalin family protein encodes MKLLSVIFLAIFVSTHASAEEKLDCENLVGTWVGSSFEYNIESQKTFQSTFNKDGTFEMVFNFANGVSDESQKESGLWECDGRYVVVHTLIVSESEVEYVDLYEYLELTSSYRKYRAVLANCDDVVGDCNGKLYESVKIH; translated from the coding sequence ATGAAATTATTATCCGTTATATTTTTGGCAATCTTTGTTAGTACACACGCTTCGGCAGAAGAAAAGTTGGATTGTGAAAACTTAGTCGGCACTTGGGTTGGTAGTAGTTTTGAGTACAACATAGAATCCCAGAAAACGTTTCAATCCACTTTTAATAAAGATGGAACATTTGAAATGGTATTTAACTTTGCCAATGGAGTTTCAGATGAATCACAGAAGGAGTCTGGGTTGTGGGAATGTGATGGGAGATATGTTGTAGTGCATACACTGATCGTTTCTGAAAGTGAAGTTGAATATGTAGATTTGTATGAATATTTAGAGTTAACATCGTCTTATCGTAAATACAGAGCTGTTCTGGCTAATTGTGACGATGTTGTTGGGGATTGTAATGGGAAACTGTATGAGTCAGTGAAAATTCATTAG
- the yjgA gene encoding ribosome biogenesis factor YjgA, whose protein sequence is MTEKHDEYPDEDFEKSKSAVKRDMQALHDLGVKLTELTPAQQAKIPMSDTLRSSIEEAPHITQNSGRKRHLKFIGKLMRKEDGDAIQTAYENLMDGQHQNVRQHHQMEQWRDLLLKDNNALPEFIQQFPECDRQQLRQLIRASQKETSLNKPPASARKLFKFIRECFD, encoded by the coding sequence ATGACCGAAAAACACGACGAGTATCCAGACGAAGACTTTGAGAAAAGTAAAAGCGCCGTAAAAAGAGACATGCAAGCCCTGCATGACCTTGGTGTAAAACTCACTGAACTTACGCCTGCCCAACAAGCGAAAATTCCAATGAGCGACACGCTGCGCAGCTCCATAGAAGAAGCGCCTCACATCACTCAAAATAGTGGTCGTAAACGTCATCTAAAATTTATAGGTAAACTCATGCGCAAGGAAGATGGCGACGCCATTCAAACGGCGTACGAAAACCTAATGGACGGCCAACATCAAAACGTACGCCAGCATCATCAAATGGAACAGTGGCGCGATCTGTTACTAAAAGACAACAATGCCCTACCTGAATTTATCCAGCAATTCCCAGAGTGTGACCGACAACAATTACGGCAGCTAATTCGCGCCAGCCAAAAAGAAACCTCTCTAAACAAACCGCCTGCCAGCGCTAGAAAACTGTTTAAATTTATTCGCGAATGTTTTGACTAG
- a CDS encoding helix-turn-helix domain-containing protein produces the protein MTYKVFRTMPFSDRLIALRKQRGLTQEALADLIEITKTQVYRYESGTSQPTLDVIKKIAIALSVTSDELIFEVDERKPDDSLTLLLEGVNRLDSDEKHVIREMIEGMLVKHQTKQMVKSLAR, from the coding sequence ATGACATATAAGGTTTTCAGAACTATGCCGTTCTCTGATCGATTGATTGCTTTGCGCAAGCAACGAGGACTTACTCAAGAGGCGTTGGCCGATCTGATTGAGATCACCAAAACCCAAGTTTATCGCTATGAAAGTGGTACATCCCAACCCACTCTCGATGTCATTAAAAAGATCGCTATTGCGCTTAGTGTTACTTCTGACGAGCTAATTTTTGAAGTAGATGAACGCAAACCCGATGACAGCCTAACCCTGCTACTCGAAGGGGTTAACCGGCTCGACTCTGACGAGAAACACGTTATCCGGGAAATGATCGAAGGAATGTTGGTGAAGCACCAAACCAAACAAATGGTTAAGAGCCTTGCTCGCTAA
- a CDS encoding transposase codes for MTTPRAQQISISDTPYYHIMSRCVRRTFLCGTDDRTGQCFEHRRQWIEDRIRLLATLFSIDICSYAVMSNHYHIVVKIDPEPTKRWSFDDVIQRWLCLHKGPFLVQKYQKGELMEKAEMKVLSEIVDDWRLRLASISEFMQQLNQVIARQANTEESCTGRFWEGRYKSQPLLTEEALLTAMAYVDLNPIRAQMAKTPEGSKHTSIKERIKPTFNRERALVNNPDLNPYYLQRFPIKALAVFEGNIKQGGQDGILFGHNDYLTLVDTTGRIQRQDKRGAIPNTILPILQRLAIDPDEWLENTEKFEAIFYSRFYYQRNERNIA; via the coding sequence ATGACAACACCTCGCGCCCAACAAATATCGATTTCCGACACACCCTACTACCACATCATGTCACGCTGCGTACGGCGCACCTTTTTATGCGGAACCGACGACCGTACCGGCCAATGCTTTGAGCATCGCCGCCAATGGATTGAAGACCGTATTCGACTACTCGCCACCCTCTTTTCAATCGACATCTGCAGCTACGCCGTAATGAGTAACCATTACCACATCGTTGTGAAAATTGACCCAGAACCCACAAAGCGCTGGAGCTTTGACGACGTTATCCAGCGCTGGCTATGCCTACACAAAGGCCCCTTTTTAGTTCAGAAATACCAAAAAGGTGAGCTAATGGAAAAAGCTGAAATGAAGGTGCTGAGTGAAATTGTCGACGATTGGCGGCTTCGCTTAGCCAGCATTAGCGAATTTATGCAGCAACTGAATCAGGTGATTGCACGACAGGCCAATACAGAAGAAAGCTGTACGGGGCGATTCTGGGAAGGAAGGTATAAATCACAGCCTTTACTCACCGAAGAAGCCTTACTCACCGCTATGGCCTATGTGGATTTAAATCCCATTCGAGCACAGATGGCAAAAACTCCCGAAGGTTCCAAACATACAAGTATTAAAGAACGAATTAAACCCACCTTTAATCGTGAACGCGCTCTAGTGAATAATCCCGACCTTAACCCTTACTACCTGCAACGCTTTCCTATAAAGGCACTCGCCGTGTTTGAAGGGAACATTAAGCAAGGCGGCCAAGACGGCATACTGTTCGGCCATAATGATTACCTGACCTTGGTAGACACCACTGGCAGAATTCAACGCCAAGATAAACGCGGGGCTATCCCCAATACAATATTGCCGATTCTACAACGCTTAGCAATAGACCCTGACGAATGGCTGGAAAACACCGAAAAATTCGAAGCGATTTTTTATAGTCGGTTTTATTACCAAAGAAATGAACGAAATATCGCTTAA
- a CDS encoding YhdP family phospholipid transporter, which translates to MISQRTTQRIARRIWGTLFTLVIALAVFVQLGREAFPLLNDYRDDITAHLGKRLGVNIQVGKLAAAWTGLRPEIELYDVVVTSEQHEPIFKIAQATVQLSLVDSLLQFNLRWRQLAFHQLETTLLQDNLGQWQIKNAPVRKRTETQFTIDDPLDIFLFGRRVEMDGVTFNLEFRTGHSSALSIPSITLENDRNFHRASVSASVLGAEGEERQHLTLIMEGTGDPRDPENFDSSGYLALHQFPMEKVVAAFAGGHWQAQDKHDWAEGHRLDLELWYRGTSQKGMTFRGKIRSDGLPLEVPDSVVLPEQLSADVTGHWHAREGWEMVLQQFALQWPDFSSPPMNIQVSGGVDQKVSLGIDHLEVEPWHQLAQQVGYVQGKAHKVLSALQPAGTLNNLAITMLPAEEGYFRLNAALENVSLKSYRGSPVVENLDGFVSASAFDGTVDIRSQNGFSIGFPRIYAKPQSFERAKARVGWTIDRETKTAYVHSGVIELVDGDQVANGLLHLILPTVRDGREPHMTLAVGMDKGPLSLHKKFVPKVLPSSLRRWLNASIGEGSMTNLGFIYHGSIAKKPKIKASIQLRADIHKAQLTFDPHWPTLNEADGLLTLHNGQLDVRLNHATIQNNRVDDAVVLMRPNPDDEGMMLSITGKLSGRTADAMALLHNSPVRNVLGETLGSWTYGGNIKAGIDLSIPLKAGAKGLRQRVNVDFERASINLQGIDLAIDSVGGRLVYRSDEGLVADKLSGRIWGQPFNASIKSPAVKSLIDGSPTVEVVRDTEIHFSGPVAMSALRQWTHRPELGFMKGTTSIEGVIILPAKDTTEHFLQIEAKSALSGVEFRLPTPFNKSVLETKPFSFNLKLYDGYQRYQFDYAEIARLRLQSGDGIESSGQLSLEAAEKPLQPGFFDVNGKMDLLDLEVWDEVYDRYLSYGKEMFEKNGIDENDANLPIRLDLAVGAVSMGQASINDMHINGLGNTEQWALRIQSEMTSGNVIVKGQDDQKHLSLDLDYLKFDFPEHSASLSVESDGAGTTPEITAEEAWSLATVDLSKITFPVNFSVKDLRFSNEPYGRWAFDLKPLADGISLTNIQALIRGVAIGDVIQTKKPTPKTASQTNRNVRAGTNVTRVNAPKLSRRQTFIQSVNTAPHAEFIWRQSGGVNHSYFNGTLMASNVGTVLEAWGVEKILESRQSIVSAEVAWQGAPDEINLDIVSGEVIFDLEDGSFIRGSNESDNGLLRLIALFNFDTLARRLKLDFSDLAKEGFGFESVHGEFDFENGWIYINEPMVVDSTSSKLQVAGTLDVINEKIDAELVATLPVAGDITIAAALVAGLPAAVGVFLISKMFEEQVDKASSLSYEISGEWEDPKLKFRQIFDDTAATAKGRKVKSLERERSRGPNDRPPAADNYSTPEPTPLPE; encoded by the coding sequence ATGATCAGCCAAAGAACCACTCAGCGTATCGCGCGACGAATATGGGGAACATTGTTCACCCTAGTGATAGCGCTTGCCGTTTTTGTGCAGCTTGGCCGCGAAGCCTTCCCACTGCTTAATGACTACCGCGATGACATTACGGCGCATCTAGGTAAGCGTTTGGGTGTGAATATACAGGTTGGAAAGCTAGCCGCCGCATGGACAGGGTTGCGGCCCGAAATTGAACTGTACGATGTTGTTGTAACCAGCGAACAACACGAACCCATTTTTAAAATTGCGCAGGCAACCGTGCAACTTAGCCTAGTCGATTCCCTTCTCCAATTTAATTTACGCTGGCGACAATTGGCGTTTCATCAGCTTGAAACAACATTATTACAAGATAATCTTGGCCAATGGCAGATTAAAAATGCGCCGGTGCGTAAACGCACCGAAACGCAATTTACAATAGACGACCCTCTGGATATTTTTCTGTTTGGTCGTCGTGTTGAAATGGACGGTGTTACGTTTAACTTGGAATTTCGTACGGGCCATTCATCGGCCCTTAGTATTCCTTCCATTACACTCGAAAATGATCGTAATTTTCACCGTGCGAGTGTCTCCGCTAGTGTCCTAGGTGCGGAAGGGGAAGAGCGACAACATTTGACCTTAATCATGGAAGGAACAGGCGACCCTAGGGACCCTGAAAACTTTGATTCTTCGGGTTATCTAGCGCTTCACCAATTCCCAATGGAAAAAGTAGTGGCGGCTTTTGCAGGAGGCCACTGGCAAGCACAAGACAAACATGACTGGGCAGAAGGTCACCGCCTCGATTTAGAATTGTGGTATCGCGGTACAAGCCAAAAAGGCATGACCTTTCGCGGTAAAATACGCTCCGATGGTTTGCCGCTGGAGGTGCCCGACAGTGTTGTATTGCCTGAGCAGCTATCGGCGGATGTCACGGGGCATTGGCATGCACGTGAAGGCTGGGAAATGGTATTGCAGCAGTTTGCCTTGCAGTGGCCGGACTTCAGTTCTCCGCCTATGAATATTCAAGTAAGTGGTGGCGTTGACCAAAAGGTGTCGTTAGGTATCGATCACCTTGAGGTAGAGCCTTGGCATCAATTGGCTCAGCAAGTGGGTTACGTTCAGGGGAAAGCGCATAAAGTTTTGTCGGCTTTGCAGCCAGCGGGCACGCTTAACAATCTTGCGATAACCATGCTACCGGCCGAGGAAGGTTACTTTCGGCTCAATGCCGCGCTGGAAAACGTTAGCTTGAAAAGTTATCGCGGTTCACCAGTAGTAGAGAATCTCGATGGGTTTGTTTCGGCAAGTGCATTCGACGGCACAGTGGATATTCGCAGCCAAAATGGCTTTAGTATTGGTTTTCCGCGTATCTATGCTAAGCCGCAGAGTTTTGAGCGTGCGAAGGCGCGTGTTGGATGGACAATTGATCGAGAAACCAAAACGGCCTACGTGCATTCGGGCGTGATCGAATTAGTAGACGGCGATCAGGTTGCCAACGGTTTATTGCATTTGATTTTGCCGACCGTTCGCGATGGTCGCGAGCCTCACATGACGTTAGCGGTAGGCATGGATAAAGGACCGCTTAGCCTCCACAAAAAATTTGTCCCTAAGGTGTTGCCGTCCAGTTTACGTCGTTGGTTAAACGCCAGTATTGGTGAAGGCTCAATGACCAACCTGGGTTTTATCTATCACGGTTCTATCGCGAAAAAACCGAAAATAAAGGCTTCTATCCAACTTAGGGCTGACATCCATAAAGCACAGTTAACCTTTGACCCCCATTGGCCAACGCTCAATGAAGCTGACGGGCTGTTAACACTACATAACGGCCAATTAGATGTGCGTCTTAATCACGCGACCATACAGAATAATCGCGTTGACGATGCCGTTGTTCTAATGCGGCCCAACCCCGATGATGAGGGCATGATGCTTTCTATTACCGGAAAACTTTCTGGGCGCACAGCCGATGCCATGGCGTTACTACACAATAGCCCCGTGCGTAACGTATTAGGTGAAACCTTAGGCTCATGGACATACGGCGGCAATATTAAAGCCGGTATCGACCTTAGTATTCCACTAAAAGCCGGTGCTAAGGGGCTTCGCCAACGTGTAAATGTTGATTTTGAACGCGCTAGTATCAACCTGCAGGGCATCGACCTTGCCATAGATTCCGTAGGAGGGCGTCTGGTTTATCGTTCAGACGAAGGCCTTGTTGCGGATAAACTTAGTGGACGAATCTGGGGGCAGCCTTTTAATGCTTCGATAAAAAGCCCAGCAGTGAAATCACTGATCGATGGGAGCCCAACGGTAGAGGTTGTAAGGGATACGGAAATTCATTTTTCTGGCCCTGTCGCGATGTCGGCGTTGCGTCAATGGACGCATCGACCAGAACTTGGCTTTATGAAGGGAACGACCTCCATCGAGGGGGTTATAATCTTACCGGCAAAAGATACCACGGAACACTTTCTACAGATTGAAGCAAAATCTGCGCTAAGCGGTGTTGAATTCCGCCTACCGACACCCTTTAATAAATCGGTACTAGAAACTAAACCTTTCTCTTTTAATTTAAAATTATACGATGGCTATCAGCGTTACCAATTCGATTACGCGGAAATAGCGCGCTTACGTTTACAGTCGGGCGATGGCATTGAGAGCAGTGGGCAACTTAGTCTTGAAGCAGCAGAAAAACCCTTACAGCCTGGTTTTTTTGATGTTAATGGTAAAATGGACTTACTGGATTTAGAAGTATGGGATGAAGTGTATGATCGCTACTTATCCTATGGTAAGGAAATGTTCGAAAAAAATGGAATCGATGAAAATGATGCTAACTTGCCGATTCGCTTAGATCTAGCCGTTGGTGCTGTGAGTATGGGGCAAGCGAGTATCAACGATATGCACATTAACGGCCTTGGCAATACAGAGCAGTGGGCCTTACGTATTCAAAGCGAGATGACATCAGGCAACGTGATTGTGAAAGGTCAAGATGATCAGAAGCACCTTTCACTTGATCTAGATTATTTGAAATTTGATTTTCCAGAGCATTCCGCAAGCCTTTCGGTTGAGTCCGATGGCGCAGGCACAACGCCGGAAATAACGGCTGAAGAAGCCTGGTCGTTGGCAACCGTTGATCTTAGCAAAATCACGTTTCCGGTTAATTTTTCGGTTAAAGATCTTCGTTTTTCAAATGAGCCTTATGGGCGTTGGGCGTTCGACCTTAAACCCCTTGCCGATGGAATATCGTTAACAAATATCCAAGCTCTTATACGCGGCGTGGCGATTGGTGACGTTATACAAACAAAAAAACCAACGCCGAAAACGGCAAGTCAAACCAATCGAAATGTACGTGCCGGGACTAATGTCACACGCGTAAACGCTCCAAAATTAAGCCGCCGCCAGACTTTTATCCAATCGGTTAATACTGCGCCGCATGCGGAATTTATTTGGCGTCAATCTGGCGGTGTTAACCATAGCTATTTTAATGGCACTTTAATGGCGAGCAATGTGGGCACCGTCTTGGAGGCTTGGGGTGTTGAAAAAATATTAGAAAGCCGACAAAGCATCGTAAGTGCAGAGGTTGCATGGCAAGGCGCACCTGATGAAATCAACTTGGATATTGTCAGCGGCGAAGTTATTTTCGATTTAGAAGACGGTTCGTTTATTCGGGGTAGTAATGAAAGTGACAACGGGCTGTTACGGCTCATTGCATTATTTAATTTTGATACACTTGCAAGACGGCTAAAATTAGATTTTAGTGATCTCGCCAAAGAAGGTTTCGGCTTTGAATCAGTTCATGGCGAATTCGATTTTGAAAATGGGTGGATCTATATCAATGAACCAATGGTCGTCGATTCCACCTCGTCAAAACTGCAAGTGGCAGGTACATTAGATGTCATCAACGAAAAAATCGATGCAGAGCTTGTCGCAACTTTACCGGTCGCGGGCGATATTACAATAGCCGCAGCGTTGGTAGCGGGGTTACCGGCTGCGGTTGGTGTCTTCCTGATCAGTAAAATGTTTGAAGAGCAAGTGGATAAAGCCTCCAGTTTAAGTTACGAAATTTCCGGTGAGTGGGAAGACCCGAAGTTAAAGTTTAGGCAAATATTTGACGACACGGCCGCAACCGCCAAGGGACGAAAAGTGAAGTCGCTAGAGCGAGAAAGGTCAAGAGGGCCAAATGATCGTCCGCCTGCTGCAGACAATTACAGCACGCCAGAGCCCACACCATTGCCGGAATAG
- a CDS encoding YcxB family protein: protein MELEIEYELSDWKDFQSFLETAICKESKQWWESMWINLIIWFVVAFVFFAFFQSNVDFSWPTAGIVSFGLLLCFALMLLSGVKAKRACQPSEGGAFLSKHKFVISDDGIITIGSAYEANHKWSMVRRVENTEKAIYLFIDSINALVFPLSKISNPEGLMALINKNVTKQS, encoded by the coding sequence ATGGAACTAGAGATTGAATATGAGCTGTCTGACTGGAAGGATTTTCAATCCTTTTTGGAAACAGCGATTTGTAAAGAGTCTAAACAGTGGTGGGAAAGCATGTGGATCAACCTAATCATCTGGTTTGTGGTTGCCTTTGTGTTCTTCGCCTTTTTTCAAAGTAATGTAGATTTTAGCTGGCCTACTGCCGGAATTGTATCTTTTGGATTGTTACTCTGTTTTGCATTAATGCTATTAAGTGGAGTAAAGGCTAAGCGCGCTTGTCAGCCTAGTGAGGGTGGTGCGTTCTTGAGTAAGCACAAATTTGTAATTAGTGATGATGGGATCATAACTATTGGATCTGCTTATGAAGCGAATCATAAATGGAGTATGGTCAGGCGCGTTGAAAATACGGAAAAGGCAATTTACCTCTTCATAGATAGTATAAATGCTCTAGTTTTTCCCTTGTCAAAAATCTCTAATCCAGAGGGCTTAATGGCATTAATAAATAAAAATGTAACAAAGCAATCTTAG